One stretch of Saccharomonospora xinjiangensis XJ-54 DNA includes these proteins:
- a CDS encoding metallophosphoesterase family protein encodes MRMLAISDTHVPQRARELPEQVWREVEAADVVIHAGDWVAESLLDRIEDRAARLVAVYGNNDGPALRSRLPEVARVELAGLRMAVVHETGPAKGRAQRCDRLFPDAELLVFGHSHIPWDDVTPGGLRLLNPGSPTDRRRQPARTYLTATIARGRLDDVELHELPGRESR; translated from the coding sequence GTGAGGATGCTCGCCATCTCCGACACGCACGTCCCCCAGCGGGCGCGTGAGCTTCCCGAACAGGTGTGGCGCGAGGTCGAAGCCGCGGACGTGGTGATCCACGCCGGTGACTGGGTCGCCGAATCGCTGCTCGACCGGATCGAGGACAGAGCGGCAAGACTGGTGGCCGTGTACGGCAACAACGACGGCCCCGCCCTGCGGAGCAGGCTGCCCGAGGTGGCGAGGGTGGAGCTGGCCGGTCTCCGAATGGCCGTCGTCCACGAGACCGGCCCGGCCAAGGGGCGCGCGCAGCGGTGTGACCGCCTGTTCCCCGACGCCGAGTTGCTGGTGTTCGGTCACAGTCACATCCCGTGGGACGACGTGACGCCCGGCGGGCTGCGGCTGCTGAACCCCGGCTCGCCCACCGACCGGCGCAGGCAGCCTGCCCGCACCTATCTCACGGCGACGATCGCGCGAGGGCGTCTTGACGACGTCGAACTGCACGAGCTGCCGGGACGGGAGAGCCGATGA
- a CDS encoding Eco57I restriction-modification methylase domain-containing protein: protein MISQSPVSDLSAAERRRLEVQKELDAERSASERNRAGQFATPPVLARDIVDYALSLHGARPVRFLEPSCGSGAFYSALLAATEGDRIESAEGIEIDRRFARAARELWGPAGLKVTEGDFLVPRNRPRDSATLLVANPPYVRHHHLNGDTKANAAAMSVRETGIKPSGLSGLYLYFILLSHRTLCPGAVSAWLIPAEFMDVNYGIALKEYLTTHVTLRRVHRFDPADLQFTDALVTSAVVVFENRLPNADDVADFTYGGTVSAPRDHHRRKVTDLRPAAKWSALYRAKEQNASGPRLADFFKIRRGIATGSKKFFVMTVAEAQAYGFRPENLKPLLPSPRYIKGDVVETASNGYADTDPQLVVIDTGKSLGELRKSDPALAAYLARAPEEVLAGFLVRHRNPWYRQEQRDPAPFILTYMGRGADLVRPFRFILNRSDAIATNMFLMLYPKPRLQAFLDADAEGIKKVHHALLSLTADDLRHGGRVYGGGLHKMEPKELAALDASAIVNLCPGLLDDGEHELN from the coding sequence ATGATTTCGCAATCGCCGGTCTCTGACCTCAGCGCGGCCGAACGTCGCCGCCTGGAGGTTCAGAAAGAACTCGACGCCGAGCGGTCAGCGTCGGAGCGCAACAGGGCAGGCCAGTTCGCAACCCCGCCGGTGCTCGCCAGAGACATTGTGGACTACGCACTCAGCCTGCACGGAGCCCGCCCCGTTCGCTTTCTCGAACCTTCCTGCGGGAGCGGAGCGTTCTACTCGGCGCTGCTCGCTGCGACGGAAGGCGATCGGATCGAGTCCGCCGAAGGAATCGAAATCGATCGCCGGTTCGCTCGCGCGGCACGAGAACTGTGGGGCCCAGCAGGCCTGAAAGTCACCGAAGGCGACTTCCTCGTCCCGCGCAACCGGCCTCGGGATTCCGCGACGCTGCTCGTCGCCAACCCTCCGTATGTGCGGCACCACCACCTAAACGGTGACACCAAGGCGAATGCAGCCGCGATGTCCGTGAGGGAGACCGGCATCAAACCGAGCGGCCTCTCGGGTCTTTACCTCTACTTCATTCTTCTCAGTCATCGAACATTGTGTCCCGGCGCTGTCTCCGCGTGGCTCATCCCGGCAGAGTTCATGGACGTGAACTACGGTATCGCCTTGAAGGAGTACCTGACAACGCATGTCACGCTGCGACGGGTTCACCGTTTCGACCCCGCCGACCTGCAATTCACCGACGCCCTGGTGACGTCCGCTGTCGTTGTGTTCGAGAATCGCCTACCGAACGCCGACGATGTGGCTGACTTCACCTACGGCGGCACGGTATCCGCGCCACGCGACCACCACAGGCGCAAGGTCACCGATCTGCGACCCGCTGCGAAGTGGAGTGCGCTGTACCGGGCGAAGGAGCAGAACGCTTCCGGGCCGAGGCTTGCCGATTTCTTCAAGATCCGGCGCGGTATAGCCACCGGATCGAAGAAATTCTTTGTCATGACAGTGGCAGAGGCGCAAGCTTACGGTTTTCGTCCCGAAAATCTGAAGCCCCTCCTTCCGAGCCCCCGCTACATCAAGGGCGACGTTGTTGAAACGGCATCGAACGGTTATGCAGACACCGATCCACAACTGGTCGTCATCGACACCGGAAAATCGCTGGGTGAGCTAAGGAAAAGCGATCCAGCACTCGCCGCGTACCTCGCCCGCGCCCCGGAGGAGGTGCTTGCCGGGTTTCTCGTCCGGCATCGGAACCCCTGGTATCGGCAGGAGCAGCGTGATCCAGCGCCGTTCATCCTCACCTACATGGGCCGAGGTGCTGACCTCGTCCGCCCGTTCCGGTTCATCTTGAATCGCTCGGACGCAATCGCCACCAACATGTTCCTGATGCTCTATCCCAAGCCTCGTCTTCAGGCTTTTCTCGATGCGGATGCCGAAGGGATCAAGAAAGTCCACCACGCGTTGCTTTCCCTCACTGCCGACGATTTACGCCACGGCGGCCGTGTCTACGGTGGCGGACTGCACAAAATGGAGCCCAAGGAGCTGGCCGCACTCGATGCGTCTGCCATCGTAAACCTGTGCCCGGGCCTTCTCGACGACGGCGAACATGAGCTGAACTAG
- a CDS encoding TetR/AcrR family transcriptional regulator, whose translation MTTARENTRQPQAARRRGRRPAGADTRAGLLAAARDVFAESGYHNATVRAIAARAGVDAAMVNHWFGGKDGLFAQAVLNTPFDVREIIEDVTADGPDRLGENIVRRFVATWDGAGGSAFVALVRSISTHGEALEFLKKVLLKKLLPAITAAAGSDRPDLRAALCATQLLGLGMARYVAEVQPVAAADVEALVATVAPTLQHYLTGDLGEPIS comes from the coding sequence ATGACGACCGCGAGGGAGAACACGCGACAGCCACAGGCCGCACGGAGGCGGGGAAGGCGACCGGCCGGAGCGGACACCAGGGCGGGGCTGCTTGCCGCCGCGCGGGACGTCTTCGCCGAGAGCGGCTACCACAACGCCACCGTCAGGGCCATCGCGGCGCGAGCAGGTGTTGACGCGGCGATGGTCAACCACTGGTTCGGCGGCAAGGACGGGTTGTTCGCCCAGGCCGTGCTGAACACACCGTTCGACGTCAGGGAGATCATCGAGGACGTGACGGCCGACGGGCCGGATCGGCTCGGCGAGAACATCGTGCGCCGGTTCGTCGCCACCTGGGACGGCGCGGGCGGCAGCGCGTTCGTCGCGCTGGTGCGCAGCATCTCCACCCACGGAGAGGCGCTGGAGTTCCTCAAGAAGGTCCTCCTGAAGAAGCTTCTTCCCGCGATCACGGCGGCAGCGGGATCCGACCGGCCGGACCTGCGGGCGGCACTGTGCGCCACCCAGCTCCTCGGACTCGGCATGGCCCGCTACGTCGCCGAGGTGCAACCGGTGGCCGCCGCCGACGTGGAGGCGCTCGTGGCGACGGTCGCTCCGACCCTTCAGCACTACCTCACCGGCGATCTCGGCGAGCCGATCTCCTGA
- a CDS encoding anthranilate synthase component I, producing the protein MVTAQTSHTAAGGLGEVSPSRDDFRALARDRRVIPVVRRLLADADTPVALYRKLAGDRPGTFLLESAENGQSWSRWSFIGVDSPAALTVRDGKAVWTGEPVAGLPTEGDPLTILRETVERLHTEPLPGMPPLTGGMVGYLGYDAVRWLERLPELAERDLDIPELTMLLATDLAAYDHHEGTVTLIANAVNWDDSPERVDAAYDDAVRRLAAMTERLADPAPATNVVFERPAPEFTRRRTKEDFHAAVRKAVEAIHAGEAFQIVPSQRFEMRTGADALDVYRVLRTSNPSPYMYLLRLDGFDIVGSSPESLVTVRDGRASTHPIAGTRWRGADPEEDAQLAKDLLADEKERAEHLMLVDLGRNDLGKVCRPGTVRVIDSFTIERYSHVMHIVSTVTGELKDDATAFDAVLACFPAGTLSGAPKVRAMELIEELEPTRRALYGGIVGYLDFAGDADTAIAIRTALMRDGVAYVQAGGGVVADSDAEYEDNESLNKARTVLSAVAAANTIAPAKAAGTGA; encoded by the coding sequence ATGGTGACTGCCCAGACTTCCCACACCGCGGCAGGCGGGCTGGGCGAGGTCAGCCCGAGTCGTGACGACTTCAGGGCGCTCGCGCGGGACCGCAGGGTGATCCCCGTGGTGCGGCGGTTGCTCGCCGATGCGGACACGCCCGTGGCGCTGTACCGCAAACTGGCAGGCGACCGGCCCGGTACGTTCCTGCTGGAATCGGCGGAGAACGGGCAGTCCTGGTCGCGCTGGTCGTTCATCGGGGTGGACAGCCCCGCCGCGCTCACCGTCCGTGACGGCAAGGCGGTCTGGACGGGGGAACCCGTCGCCGGACTCCCCACGGAGGGAGATCCGCTGACCATCCTGCGCGAGACGGTCGAGAGGTTGCACACCGAGCCCCTGCCGGGTATGCCGCCGCTGACCGGTGGCATGGTCGGTTACCTCGGCTACGACGCCGTTCGCTGGCTGGAACGCCTTCCCGAGCTGGCCGAGCGGGACCTCGACATCCCCGAGCTGACGATGCTGCTCGCCACCGATCTCGCGGCCTACGACCACCACGAGGGCACGGTGACACTGATCGCCAATGCCGTGAACTGGGACGACTCTCCCGAGCGGGTGGACGCGGCCTACGACGACGCTGTGCGGCGGCTGGCCGCGATGACCGAACGCCTCGCCGATCCCGCACCCGCGACCAACGTGGTGTTCGAGCGGCCTGCTCCCGAGTTCACCCGGCGGCGCACCAAGGAGGACTTCCACGCCGCCGTGCGCAAGGCCGTGGAGGCCATCCACGCCGGAGAGGCGTTCCAGATCGTGCCGTCCCAGCGGTTCGAGATGCGCACGGGCGCCGACGCCCTCGACGTGTACCGGGTGTTGCGCACGTCCAACCCGAGCCCCTACATGTATCTGCTCCGGCTTGACGGGTTCGACATCGTGGGTTCGAGCCCCGAGTCGCTCGTGACGGTGCGCGACGGGCGGGCCAGTACCCATCCGATCGCGGGAACCCGGTGGCGCGGCGCGGACCCCGAGGAGGACGCGCAGCTGGCCAAGGACCTCCTGGCGGACGAGAAGGAACGTGCCGAGCACCTGATGCTCGTCGATCTGGGCCGCAACGATCTCGGCAAGGTGTGCCGCCCCGGCACCGTCAGGGTGATCGATTCGTTCACCATCGAGCGCTACAGCCACGTGATGCACATCGTCTCCACCGTCACGGGCGAGCTGAAGGACGATGCGACCGCCTTCGACGCGGTGCTGGCGTGCTTCCCGGCTGGCACACTGTCCGGCGCGCCGAAGGTCAGGGCCATGGAGCTGATCGAGGAGCTGGAACCCACCAGAAGGGCGCTCTACGGCGGCATCGTCGGGTACCTCGATTTCGCGGGTGACGCCGACACCGCCATCGCCATTCGCACCGCACTGATGCGGGACGGCGTCGCCTACGTTCAGGCGGGTGGCGGTGTCGTGGCGGATTCCGACGCAGAGTACGAGGACAACGAGTCGCTCAACAAGGCCAGAACCGTGTTGTCGGCCGTGGCCGCGGCGAACACGATCGCCCCCGCGAAGGCGGCCGGTACCGGTGCCTGA
- the hisI gene encoding phosphoribosyl-AMP cyclohydrolase: MSELDPEIARRLKRTPDGLVCAVVIEHSTSRVLMVAWMDDEALHRTLTTRRATYFSRSRGTLWVKGETSGHTQHVREVRLDCDADTLLVRVDQTGPACHTGSHTCFDGDERVLLADHEA, encoded by the coding sequence GTGAGCGAACTCGACCCCGAGATCGCGCGACGGCTCAAGCGCACCCCGGACGGGCTCGTGTGCGCCGTGGTGATCGAGCACTCGACCTCGCGAGTGCTGATGGTGGCGTGGATGGACGACGAGGCACTGCACCGCACGCTCACCACGCGCAGGGCGACGTACTTCTCCCGCAGTAGAGGCACGTTGTGGGTGAAGGGGGAGACGTCGGGCCACACGCAGCACGTTCGCGAAGTCCGTCTCGACTGCGACGCCGACACTCTGCTGGTGAGGGTCGATCAGACCGGACCGGCGTGCCACACGGGCAGTCACACGTGCTTCGACGGCGACGAGCGGGTGCTACTGGCAGACCACGAGGCGTGA
- the hisH gene encoding imidazole glycerol phosphate synthase subunit HisH, protein MASVVILDYGSGNLRSAERALRRTGADVEVTSDHRAALEADGLVVPGVGAFASCMEGLLSVRGERIIGTRLAGGRPVLGICVGMQILFERGVEHDVEAKGLGEWPGTVERLDADVLPHMGWNTVNAPPDSDLFAGLDADTRFYFVHSYAVRRWELRSELPGRQPKVTTAHHGEEFVAAVENGPLWATQFHPEKSGDAGAHLLRNWVRTL, encoded by the coding sequence GTGGCTTCAGTCGTCATCCTTGACTACGGTTCCGGCAACCTCCGCTCCGCCGAACGCGCCCTGCGGCGCACAGGCGCCGACGTCGAGGTGACCTCGGACCATCGTGCGGCGCTGGAGGCCGACGGCCTCGTCGTGCCGGGTGTGGGAGCCTTCGCCTCGTGCATGGAGGGATTGCTCTCCGTGCGGGGCGAGCGCATCATCGGCACCCGCCTGGCTGGTGGGCGGCCGGTTCTCGGCATCTGCGTCGGGATGCAGATCCTCTTCGAACGTGGTGTCGAGCACGACGTCGAGGCGAAGGGCCTCGGGGAGTGGCCGGGAACGGTCGAGCGGCTCGACGCCGATGTGCTGCCTCACATGGGCTGGAACACGGTGAACGCGCCGCCCGATTCGGACCTCTTCGCGGGACTCGATGCGGACACCCGCTTCTACTTCGTGCACTCCTACGCCGTTCGGCGATGGGAACTGCGGTCGGAGCTGCCGGGACGACAGCCGAAGGTCACCACGGCTCACCACGGGGAGGAGTTCGTCGCCGCGGTGGAGAACGGGCCGCTGTGGGCCACGCAGTTCCACCCCGAGAAGTCGGGCGACGCGGGCGCGCACCTGCTCCGCAACTGGGTGCGGACCCTCTGA
- a CDS encoding PHP domain-containing protein, which produces MNPAGVLRQIALYLERGGAPTYRVRAFRRAASVVEGLSQEELERRAAEGTLTELGGIGKTTANVIGEALEGREPAYLTEVAGGAENLPDGGALLTALRGDCHTHSDWSDGGSSIEEMAEAARELGHEYIVLTDHSPRLTVARGLSAERLRRQLEVVAGLNTVYESEGSPFRVLTGIEVDILEDGSLDQEPDLLAELDIVVASVHSHLRMERNRMTERMVTAVSNPHVDVLGHCTGRLVTGRGRPESEFDPDTVFGACRTNDVAVEINSRPERLDPPLRLLRMARELGCRFAIDTDAHAPGQLGWQPYGCARALDCGIGAGEVVNTMTSEGLLAWARGD; this is translated from the coding sequence ATGAACCCGGCAGGAGTGCTCAGACAGATCGCGCTGTACCTCGAACGCGGAGGAGCGCCGACCTACCGCGTCAGGGCTTTCCGCAGAGCCGCCTCCGTGGTCGAGGGGCTGTCGCAGGAGGAACTCGAACGCAGGGCGGCGGAAGGAACGCTGACGGAGCTGGGCGGCATCGGCAAGACCACCGCGAATGTCATCGGCGAGGCGCTTGAGGGGCGCGAGCCCGCCTACCTGACCGAGGTGGCAGGCGGAGCGGAGAACCTTCCCGACGGTGGCGCTCTGCTGACGGCATTGCGTGGCGACTGCCACACGCACTCCGACTGGTCCGACGGCGGCAGTTCCATCGAAGAGATGGCCGAGGCGGCCCGCGAACTCGGCCACGAGTACATCGTCCTCACCGATCACTCGCCGCGGTTGACGGTGGCGCGGGGGCTCAGCGCCGAGCGGCTTCGCAGGCAGTTGGAAGTCGTCGCGGGGCTCAACACCGTCTACGAGAGCGAAGGCAGCCCGTTTCGCGTCCTCACCGGTATCGAGGTCGATATCCTGGAGGACGGCTCGCTCGACCAGGAACCCGATCTGCTCGCGGAACTCGACATCGTGGTGGCGAGCGTGCACTCCCACCTGCGGATGGAGCGGAACCGGATGACCGAACGCATGGTCACCGCCGTGTCGAACCCGCACGTCGATGTGCTCGGTCACTGCACGGGACGGTTGGTGACCGGCAGAGGGAGGCCGGAGTCGGAGTTCGACCCCGATACCGTGTTCGGCGCGTGCAGGACCAACGACGTCGCAGTGGAGATCAACTCCCGTCCTGAGCGGCTCGATCCACCCCTACGTCTGCTGCGCATGGCTCGTGAACTCGGTTGCCGGTTCGCGATCGACACCGACGCGCATGCGCCTGGTCAGCTCGGCTGGCAGCCCTACGGCTGCGCGCGGGCTCTCGACTGCGGGATCGGGGCCGGGGAGGTGGTCAACACGATGACCTCGGAGGGGCTTCTCGCGTGGGCTCGTGGTGACTGA
- the hisF gene encoding imidazole glycerol phosphate synthase subunit HisF, whose translation MSVAVRVIPCLDVDAGRVVKGVNFADLRDAGDPVELARRYDAEGADELTFLDVTASSGNRETTFDVVRRTAEQVFIPLTVGGGVRSTDDVDRLLRAGADKVSINTAAVVRPELLREASRRFGAQCVVLSVDARRVPDGDTPTPSGFEVTTHGGRRGTGIDAVEWAARGEELGVGEILLNSMDADGTKQGFDLELIELVRAAVRVPLIASGGAGTPEHFLPAVRAGADAVLAASVFHFGEMKIADVKASLREGGVEVR comes from the coding sequence ATGTCCGTCGCGGTGAGAGTCATCCCCTGTCTCGACGTCGATGCGGGTCGGGTGGTGAAGGGCGTCAACTTCGCTGACCTGCGGGATGCGGGGGATCCCGTCGAACTCGCAAGGCGCTACGACGCGGAGGGCGCGGACGAGCTGACCTTCCTCGACGTCACGGCGTCGTCGGGCAACCGCGAGACCACGTTCGATGTGGTGCGCAGGACCGCGGAGCAGGTGTTCATCCCGCTGACCGTCGGCGGTGGCGTTCGCAGCACGGACGACGTGGACCGGTTGCTGCGCGCCGGAGCCGACAAGGTGAGCATCAACACGGCCGCTGTGGTGAGGCCGGAGCTGCTGCGCGAGGCGTCGCGCCGGTTCGGCGCACAGTGCGTCGTGCTGTCGGTCGATGCGCGGAGGGTGCCCGACGGCGACACACCGACCCCGTCCGGGTTCGAGGTCACCACTCACGGTGGGCGGCGGGGCACCGGTATCGACGCTGTGGAGTGGGCGGCGCGCGGAGAGGAACTCGGGGTCGGCGAGATCCTGCTGAACTCGATGGACGCCGACGGCACGAAGCAGGGCTTCGACCTCGAACTGATCGAACTGGTTCGCGCCGCGGTCAGAGTGCCGCTCATCGCGAGTGGCGGCGCGGGCACGCCCGAGCACTTCCTGCCCGCCGTGCGGGCTGGCGCCGACGCCGTGCTCGCCGCGAGCGTCTTCCACTTCGGCGAGATGAAGATCGCTGACGTGAAGGCCTCGCTGAGGGAAGGCGGTGTGGAGGTCCGGTGA
- a CDS encoding MFS transporter, producing the protein MPRFPAPVSDDAVSPLRHRPFVLMLLAAVGTFGGFALLLPVVPLWTVHQGAGSVVAGASTGVFMASTVLAQFAVPAFVRAFGYRAGLVLGALLIGVPTPLLAVFASAPAILAVSFVRGLGFGLLTVCASALIAELLPSASVARGSGLYGLAVGVPQLVGLPSGTAIAENWGFVPVFILATALPLVALLPTLGVPRSRPKDDSLRGGLRGALDVAGTTWRPWLPMLAVSTGYGALATFLPIVLDPSTAAVALLVAPGAAMLTRWLAGHYSDRTAAPGRMLLPALFAGGAGLLGFALVSESGGSTAGAVVAVVSVAVFGVGFGVVQNDALVAMFARTPAAQASVAWNVAFDAGQGLGAVAVGALISATTVGTSFTLLAVAALAVLPVAWQAGRAPRRSG; encoded by the coding sequence ATGCCCCGTTTCCCCGCCCCGGTGAGCGACGACGCCGTCTCGCCCCTGCGCCACCGGCCATTCGTGCTCATGCTTCTCGCCGCGGTCGGCACCTTCGGCGGGTTCGCGCTGCTGCTGCCCGTCGTGCCGTTGTGGACCGTGCATCAGGGCGCGGGTTCGGTGGTCGCCGGCGCGTCCACCGGGGTCTTCATGGCCAGTACCGTGCTGGCGCAGTTCGCCGTCCCCGCGTTCGTGAGAGCGTTCGGCTACCGCGCCGGTCTGGTGCTCGGGGCTCTGCTGATCGGGGTGCCGACGCCGCTGCTGGCCGTGTTCGCCTCCGCTCCCGCCATCCTCGCCGTGTCGTTCGTGCGCGGCCTCGGTTTCGGTTTGCTCACGGTGTGCGCGAGCGCGCTGATCGCCGAGTTGCTGCCCTCGGCCTCGGTGGCGCGCGGCTCAGGACTCTACGGGCTCGCCGTGGGAGTGCCGCAGCTCGTCGGGTTGCCCTCGGGCACGGCCATCGCCGAGAACTGGGGATTCGTGCCGGTGTTCATCCTGGCGACCGCGCTGCCGCTGGTGGCGCTGCTGCCGACCCTCGGTGTGCCCAGGTCACGCCCCAAGGACGACTCCCTGCGGGGAGGGCTTCGAGGTGCTCTCGACGTCGCGGGGACCACCTGGCGGCCGTGGTTGCCGATGCTCGCGGTGTCCACGGGCTACGGCGCGCTGGCGACGTTCCTGCCGATCGTGCTCGACCCGTCCACGGCGGCTGTCGCGTTGCTCGTCGCACCGGGCGCCGCGATGCTCACCCGCTGGCTCGCGGGGCACTACAGCGATCGCACGGCCGCGCCCGGTCGCATGCTGTTGCCCGCGCTCTTCGCCGGTGGTGCGGGACTGCTCGGCTTCGCGCTCGTCTCGGAATCGGGTGGGTCCACTGCCGGTGCCGTCGTGGCGGTCGTCTCGGTGGCCGTGTTCGGCGTCGGCTTCGGTGTCGTGCAGAACGACGCGCTGGTGGCGATGTTCGCCCGCACCCCGGCCGCTCAGGCGAGCGTGGCCTGGAACGTCGCGTTCGACGCGGGACAGGGGCTCGGCGCCGTCGCGGTCGGGGCGCTGATCTCGGCTACCACCGTGGGCACCTCGTTCACGCTGCTCGCGGTCGCGGCGCTGGCGGTGCTGCCGGTGGCCTGGCAGGCGGGCCGCGCGCCAAGACGAAGCGGTTAG
- a CDS encoding XamI family restriction endonuclease translates to MPINADKPLMWRADVFASVTLYNEWFLDAAPRAYRETRKVVVNDVEDLFAATTEMRSITPDVIRKRPEIVATLRMATAPPIARDRLTGLASLPNGFVKKLESGNLPGRMSVADLDKHLESICSVIDELLDRGLFDWLDGNRAPDPQQRELAAVVVSDRRCGAVADPIVRNAQEARQLGVIEDWLVARGYTKRQHPGSQSLESMPRGTFSFRQNVPVRSEDGQRTINMPIDAVIQPHTPFPNGFPLLIEAKSAGDFTNTNKRRKEEATKIRQLRSTYGNDIRLVLFLCGYFDAGYLGYEASEGLDWVWEHRPDDFAIAGL, encoded by the coding sequence GTGCCGATCAATGCCGACAAGCCGCTCATGTGGCGGGCCGACGTCTTCGCGTCGGTGACCCTCTACAACGAGTGGTTCCTCGACGCCGCACCTCGGGCGTACCGCGAAACCCGCAAGGTGGTCGTGAACGATGTGGAAGACCTTTTCGCAGCTACGACAGAGATGCGCAGCATCACCCCGGACGTGATTCGCAAACGGCCTGAAATCGTCGCGACCTTGCGCATGGCTACCGCGCCGCCTATCGCCCGCGACCGCCTGACCGGTCTCGCCTCCCTGCCCAACGGGTTCGTCAAGAAGCTGGAGAGTGGAAACCTCCCCGGCCGTATGAGTGTGGCCGACCTCGACAAACATTTGGAGAGCATCTGCTCGGTCATCGACGAACTCCTGGACCGCGGGCTGTTCGACTGGCTGGACGGAAACCGAGCGCCCGACCCCCAGCAACGCGAGCTGGCAGCGGTCGTCGTGAGCGATCGGCGCTGCGGTGCGGTCGCCGACCCGATCGTTCGAAACGCTCAGGAGGCCCGGCAACTCGGTGTCATCGAGGATTGGCTCGTGGCGCGCGGCTACACAAAGCGGCAGCATCCCGGTTCTCAGTCACTGGAATCGATGCCACGCGGAACATTCTCGTTCCGGCAGAACGTTCCCGTCCGCTCCGAGGACGGACAGCGGACCATCAATATGCCGATCGACGCTGTGATTCAACCCCATACGCCATTTCCGAACGGTTTTCCATTGCTCATTGAAGCGAAGTCGGCGGGTGACTTCACCAACACGAACAAGCGACGCAAGGAAGAAGCCACCAAGATTCGACAACTACGCAGTACCTACGGGAACGACATCCGACTGGTGCTGTTCCTCTGCGGCTACTTCGATGCCGGATACCTGGGCTACGAAGCCTCGGAGGGGCTCGATTGGGTATGGGAGCACAGACCAGATGATTTCGCAATCGCCGGTCTCTGA
- the priA gene encoding bifunctional 1-(5-phosphoribosyl)-5-((5-phosphoribosylamino)methylideneamino)imidazole-4-carboxamide isomerase/phosphoribosylanthranilate isomerase PriA translates to MSFTLLPAVDVADGQAVRLVQGEAGTETSYGSPLEAALTWQRDGAEWIHLVDLDAAFGKGSNRELLAEVVGKLDVDVELSGGIRDDESLAAALATGARRVNLGTAALEDPEWSARVVASHGDRVAIGLDVRITEEGHRLAARGWTKDGGDLWETLERLDRDGAQRYVVTDVSKDGTLRGPNLELLREVTARTDAAVIASGGVSSLDDLRALAGLTRDGVEGAIVGKALYAGAFTLPEALAAVEKTA, encoded by the coding sequence GTGAGTTTCACACTACTTCCCGCCGTTGACGTGGCCGATGGACAGGCCGTGCGTCTCGTGCAGGGCGAGGCAGGCACAGAGACCTCCTACGGATCGCCGCTGGAAGCGGCGCTCACCTGGCAACGCGACGGTGCGGAGTGGATCCATCTCGTGGACCTCGACGCCGCGTTCGGCAAGGGCTCGAACCGTGAGTTGCTCGCCGAGGTCGTCGGCAAGCTGGACGTGGACGTGGAGCTGTCCGGCGGCATCCGCGACGACGAGTCGCTGGCCGCGGCCCTCGCGACCGGTGCCCGCCGCGTGAACCTGGGCACGGCCGCCCTCGAGGACCCGGAGTGGAGCGCCCGCGTCGTCGCTTCCCACGGCGACCGCGTCGCCATCGGGCTCGACGTGAGGATCACCGAAGAGGGGCACCGGCTCGCGGCGAGGGGCTGGACCAAGGACGGCGGCGATCTGTGGGAGACGCTGGAGCGGCTCGACCGTGACGGCGCCCAGCGTTACGTCGTCACCGACGTGAGCAAGGACGGCACCCTGCGCGGCCCCAACCTGGAGCTACTGCGGGAGGTCACCGCGCGAACCGACGCCGCGGTGATCGCGTCGGGCGGCGTGTCCAGCCTCGACGACCTGAGGGCACTCGCGGGCCTCACCCGCGACGGTGTGGAAGGCGCGATCGTCGGAAAGGCGCTGTACGCGGGAGCGTTCACACTGCCGGAAGCCCTCGCGGCCGTCGAGAAGACCGCGTAG